The following are from one region of the Silene latifolia isolate original U9 population chromosome 9, ASM4854445v1, whole genome shotgun sequence genome:
- the LOC141601753 gene encoding uncharacterized protein LOC141601753: protein MVYGSNDPKIREDLWTALSSIQHSVTSWVLLGDFNVIRDVSEKVSFIPPDLDDILAFNTCFLNCHLDDIRGSGCEYTWTNKQDDSTRTWSKLDRALANLDWFNQFPTTYATFLPAGISDHSPVLVNVFDDPHLQSRFSFLNCWTTHPSYRTLVTQAWQLTVQGNDMFKVFGKLKNVRASLYALHKQNYSDISTRVVAAKAALMDCQVILQSCPLSQDLILKEKQLLVDYSALKQAEMSFLKQRAKVDNIKHEDCSPKYFFSRLQERKNQQIIGRIVDRHGTERIGLSYVAEGFVDYYTHLLGSTTPTSPLDATLIQQGSCVSPDDSASLIKPISLDEIKAALFSIGFDKSPGPDGFSSGFFKDSWELISSDF, encoded by the coding sequence ATGGTTTATGGTAGCAATGATCCCAAAATTAGGGAGGATCTTTGGACTGCTCTTTCCTCCATTCAACATTCTGTTACGAGTTGGGTCCTCCTGGGGGACTTTAATGTGATCAGGGATGTTAGTGAGAAGGTCAGCTTCATTCCTCCTGATCTGGATGATATTCTAGCCTTCAATACTTGCTTCTTAAATTGTCATTTGGATGATATTAGGGGATCTGGGTGTGAGTACAcctggactaataaacaagatgaTAGCACTAGAACTTGGTCCAAGCTTGATAGGGCTTTAGCTAACCTTGACTGGTTCAATCAATTTCCTACCACTTATGCTACTTTTTTGCCTGCTGGTATCTCTGACCACTCACCTGTGCTGGTGAATGTGTTTGATGATCCTCATTTACAGTCCAGATTTAGTTTCCTTAACTGCTGGACTACTCACCCCTCTTACAGGACTCTTGTCACTCAGGCTTGGCAACTCACTGTACAAGGTAATGATATGTTCAAGGTGTTTGGTAAGCTCAAGAATGTAAGAGCCAGTTTATATGCCCTCCATAAACAGAACTATAGTGACATTTCCACTAGAGTTGTGGCAGCTAAGGCTGCTCTTATGGATTGTCAAGTAATACTGCAGTCTTGCCCACTTTCTCAAGACCTTATTCTCAAGGAAAAGCAGTTGTTGGTTGATTATAGTGCTCTAAAGCAAGCTGAAATGAGCTTCTTGAAACAGAGAGCAAAAGTTGATAATATAAAACATGAAGATTGCTCTCCCAAATACTTTTTCTCTAGACTGCAAGAGAGGAAAAACCAACAAATCATTGGCAGGATTGTTGATAGACATGGGACTGAAAGGATTGGGTTGTCTTATGTAGCTGAGGGCTTTGTTGACTACTACACCCATCTCTTGGGGTCTACTACACCCACATCTCCTTTGGATGCTACCTTAATTCAGCAAGGCTCCTGTGTCTCCCCTGATGATTCTGCTAGTCTTATTAAACCTATCTCTCTGGATGAAATCAAAGCAGCTTTATTTAGCATTGGTTTTGACAAAAGCCCTGGGCCAGATGGCTTCTCCTCAGGTTTCTTTAAGGATTCCTGGGAGCTCATCAGCTCTGACTTTTGA